The following are from one region of the Methanospirillum hungatei genome:
- a CDS encoding ABC transporter substrate-binding protein: MNDLPESFKKQGRWKYQYIFAPNLKNADSIQISTNQPSVEQIIGMNPDLCFTMDKSTVELLEGSGIPVIYLSWVDDNDVKDLMTLLGEVYNKEEQASEYLTYFDNTIHQISTIAETIPDNERKKILYLSYKSMSVPHKIADWWITKAGGISVSNVSRPTESLETDPEQINQWNPDVIIVSSESDITGILDDIQFSEITAVKNKAIYNGPFGAHIWANRGIELPLMVMWTAKTVYPDKFKEIDLESEISDFYEKFFGYKITKDQINEILSGKAKI; the protein is encoded by the coding sequence ATGAATGATCTCCCAGAATCCTTCAAAAAACAGGGAAGATGGAAATATCAATACATATTTGCTCCAAATCTAAAAAACGCTGATTCGATTCAGATCTCGACAAACCAACCAAGTGTTGAACAGATAATTGGTATGAATCCTGATCTCTGTTTTACCATGGACAAATCCACAGTGGAACTTCTTGAAGGTAGTGGAATCCCTGTTATTTACCTTTCATGGGTGGATGACAACGATGTAAAAGATCTCATGACACTTTTGGGTGAAGTGTATAACAAAGAGGAACAAGCTTCAGAATATTTAACGTATTTTGATAATACCATCCACCAGATATCCACGATTGCAGAGACTATTCCAGATAATGAGCGTAAAAAGATATTATATCTATCATATAAATCCATGTCCGTTCCTCATAAAATTGCAGACTGGTGGATCACCAAAGCTGGAGGAATAAGTGTGAGTAACGTATCAAGGCCAACCGAATCATTAGAAACAGATCCCGAACAGATTAATCAATGGAATCCGGATGTAATAATCGTCTCCAGTGAGAGCGATATCACCGGAATACTAGATGATATACAATTTTCAGAAATTACCGCAGTAAAAAATAAAGCAATCTATAATGGACCCTTTGGAGCTCATATATGGGCTAACCGTGGTATTGAATTACCCTTAATGGTTATGTGGACTGCAAAAACAGTATATCCTGATAAATTTAAAGAGATTGATTTAGAATCAGAAATATCCGATTTTTACGAAAAATTTTTTGGATACAAGATTACCAAAGATCAAATCAATGAAATTTTAAGTGGGAAAGCAAAGATTTAA